The sequence ACCATATGTTCAAGTAGACAAACATCATTTCAACAAACTCATATCAATTTAATTGTTGACCAAACATTGTCAAGCCACATCTATTTGAAGCTGATGTTTCTAACCATTTCACGGTAAGAACTAAGAAGAAGCAAGTTCACCATATGctttcttgccactccttgtttagCTACCAATATTTTGCTAAAACAATTGCGAATCAAACAGACTAAACGCAGGTTTTTAGATGAAGGAAAGCTCTTATTGAACCTCAGAAAATCACATCAAGACGATTCAATTACTGAGATTCTATTTTGAAATACATCAATAGCAGCTCACATTTaaggccatagttccaccatgtATACGCCCCGTCGCCCCCCACGGCACATGGGTGGCTTGTGCATAACCCTGCTTCTGGCTGGCTGAGTGGCTGTGCAGAAGCCAGGTAGCAAAATGAACGACTGACACGAATGCATTATTCTGTGGTCAATTTAGGCTCAACTTTATTCCCAGTTTGCTTTTAGACCTTTTGTTTTATCTTCCTTTCCTTTTAGATTATGTTGAATCGCCTTGTGGTAAttcgtttttgttttgttttgtttggtCGTTGTATCTCCGGTGCTACCTTAGCGATCTGTTGCAGGCGTGTTCTAGAAAGAAAGAAAATCATCCCCAATTTAGTTGTCTTTTCATCTGGACAGCATAGCCAATAGCAACCAGCAACAATCCAATCAATGAAAAACTCAGCAAATTAGAAGGAAATGcatttttttaaaagaaactaggcAATACTTCCATTTCCAATCCGTCGAGAAGAAGCCTATCAAATTGGGAAAAAGATCAAATTATGAACATGAGGGTGAGCAGGCCATGGGACTTGAAGGAAGCGGATGAGCAGACAAGCAATGGCATATCAAGAAGAGGGCATAAATTAAATTACAGATCTTTCTCTTAAAAGTAAGGAAACACATTATTAGCACTGGCAAATTATTAGTTGTACTGAGCCGCGGACAAAATAGACTTTTATGTATACAAAGAAAAATAATACACGATTGTGACTAGAGATAGCAGAGGCAAACAGCTAAACCTAGTTTATTCTTCCTAGGTGCGGCGTGGGGACATTTTTTGGAGGGGCAAACCGAGGACAAATTTCATGAAATtaatcagcagcagcaacagcgcaaAACGCCATGAACTAACAAAAAATTCAAGACCGGCCAACGAGTAGCAGGGCTGCTGAGCAACATGAATCACatcacaagcaaaacaagaagtgcAAGAAAGACagggcagggggggggggggggggggcatacctATGCGGCCATGAAGAAACAGGCGGCGGCGCCGGGGAGGATCTCGGATTCTTGGCCCGGACAGCGGGAGAAGCAAGAGGCAGGTGGTTGGGCGGTCGGGGTCGGGGGTGGAGGCGCTCCGAGTAGTACAAGAGCTGGAAGGAGGCGGGGAGGAGATAGGGGGGATGGACGGAGCAggcggggagaggagggggaggaggggaaggaaatgGGTGATGGAGACGGGTGGATGGTGGCCTCTGGACTCTGGTTGATTAATAAAATAAGTAAAGTGGCAGCAGCATTACCAGCCGGCAGAACCGGCGGTGGGCCACTGCTGGAGGCCGCCGATATTTTGCCCCGGGGATACAGTAGCGGCAGCGATTTGGGGCGGCGGCTCTGACAGGTCGGGAGTTGTGAATTGGAGGTTTCAGAAGAAAAAATGGAGTTGTGAATTGGAGGTTTAAAGAAAAAAAAAACGGGAGTAGAGTTTTACTATCAGCTATTATGATGAGCTGTCTTGAACCTCCAAATTTGTGGAccaagtaaaaataaataaaaaataaagacaTGCCAATGGCATCATATATCTGATTAATATCGAGAAAAACAAATGTGGGTTCAATGGATAGACAACTGGACGTGAGTACAAAATAAAATTGCATTAAAAAGCATACTAGTCTTCTCCTTCTTCGGATTGTACGCCTTCCACACTgaacaaaagcaaaaaaaaaagtgACACGTGCAAACGCCTGTGCCATGCTAGACTTTAAAGatcataacttgcaaaacctccaTATTAgtctggtcatagtggggagtaacttagactagtaacatgtataTGTTACTAGTCCATATTATTACCTttataatgggtagtaacatatggatggtaacatacAAGCCTTTATTAATTAAGACATAGACTCATTCTTTCTCGGGGTGTGTTATGTtgcagtaacatattatgttaccacaagcatctctcccctcattaactccatgccacataagcaaatttttgttgggatgtgttatgttattatctaagttactcccactatgcacCAGTTGACATAGATCCAAGAGCATCTATAATCGGGCCTGGCAAAAATGAGCCCAAAACGCGGGCGGGTCATTCAGGCCGCATTTTTCACACATTGGAATCGCACTTTTAATTTTTAACTCCTCATTTTTCATACAATGGCATGCAACATTCATTTGATTATATAGGTAGCAAACTAGCAAAAGCACTCGTCATTGGATATCTGGATGAACTCCTTGCCGGAGTAGCTGACCTCGTGGTCATTGGCAATCGGGCAAAACGTCGGCACCTCCTTGCCGTCCTCCTCGTCCACCAAGAGCTACTCGCACTTCATGTCCATCTCATGGATGAAGCGGCGATTTGCTGCCATCTCCGCCTCTAGATGGACTTGAGGATGGCCTACTGCTCTGCCGCCTCCTAACGCATGGGCAAGCTCGTACTTATGTTGGTGGGCCTTTCGTGGTATGATTTTGTGTCATCTACTAATCAATTCATACTTATGTGGGAAAATTTTCCACATTGGTGTCTACATGTACTATATTGGCGTTATAATATCACACATTGGAGCTTCTTTTTCTTAGGTGGTGAGAGAGTGTGCgggattgatatgtttttataggccGATTGCTCCTGGTTGATTTGAAAAATCTTACCTGATCAAAATCATGAAataaatccaaaattgaatacctcaatcgaATGAAAAAGCTCCAAAATTAAGCAGCTTagtgaattaaaagaattgaataagagtgctcctagagaaaaattgtTGACCCGACCAAAATGGAAGGGCCCAATTCTAAAATGGAAATCTGAATTGATTGTGAGGTCTTAAAATTAAGGAGCACAGTGTATTTATAGATAGATTGATTGATCGGCACATGCCTGTTTATTTCAGGAATTCTCAGGAGATGAGCTTTATAAAATTGAGGAATGATGGGTCTCTGTACGATGGAACTACGGAGATACAATCGGAGTTGTTGATCACGGAGCCAAAGGAACCGTATGAAGTGAAAGAGAGACTAAAGCTACGCAAGAAATGGCTGAGATTTGTGAAGCTGTTGAAAAGACATGATAAGAGAGAAGCTGCTGGTGATCTCCAACAGCAGGCGTTCACGCCATCGCTTGAATGACATGATCAACTGAAAATACCACCCCGCAGATAGTTGCAGCCTCAACTAGGATGTCTCAAAGTGCCATGTAGCATTTCCCCCTTCGAGTCTGACCATTCTTCTTCTTCGAGTGCTAGTGAAACTGCGATACTAAAAAGTTGCACAAAAAAGCTCCCACAAACAACTTGCTGCTATGGGAAACGTTATGTGCCGGCAGACCGGCCGAAGCTTTGGCCGGTCGCTCGCGTACCGCTGGATCGCCCAGCGATTCTATGGCTAACAGGTCAACAGATTCATTAATTGTTTGCGTTGTTGGATTTCCTCCTCGGCCCACCACATGCCCCTTGGCCCATCACGgctgctttttttttctttctctcatccTCCAATGCGTCGTCCGGCGAGCTGCGACCGTGGCGGCCGCATGCTGGAACCAGCGTCCCGGCGTACTGGAACCAGCGTTTTTTTTTTGCTAAATCCATTCAAGTCGGAGCTACGACTGCAACGACGAAGACAGCCTTTTGCTGCAATCATCGTCAGTTTTTGTTACAATCGGCGAGGaaatttgctacatccattcatgaCAGAGATGCGACCCGAGAGGGCGGCGAGGATGATTTTTGCTGGACCCATAACCCATAATTGTTTTTTGCTACTATCGGCGAGGTTGTTTTGCTACATGCATTCATGGCGGAAATGCAACTAGGGACAGGGACGATGAGGATTTTTGCTGCACCCATAATTGTTTTTTGCTACTACCGACGAGTTTTCTTTTTTGCTACATTCGTTCATGGCGGTGACGCAACCTAGGACAGCGGCGACGGCGATTTTTGTTGCACCCATAATtgttttttgctactaccggcgatgttttttgctacatccattcatggTGGAGATGCGACCagggacggcggcgacgacgattTTTGTTGCACCTGTAATTGTTTTTTGCTACTACCGGAGaggttttttgctacatccattaaTGGCGAAGATTTGACCcgtgacgacggcggcgacgatttttgctgcaaccgtcaTTGTTTTTTTCTACGACCGGCGAGGTTTTTTGCTACATACGTTAAATGGCGTTGGCTGGCTACTATCGTTCGTGCAACCCCGTGCAGCGAGCGTCGAGGGTGAGGGTGGCGGCGACGCATCGGGGATGCTTCAACCAAGTTACTTTCTGAAAGTATTTGGTGATTATTGTTTGTAAACAAGCTAGGAATCTACTTCCAAGAAATTGTTATTGTTTCTTGATGGAATGCTTCCGTGAGTGCTTTTTCAGTTGTAGAAATATGCTGGAAAAAATACACCAATTTTGCTTtcattgtttttgttttttggtttatgCTACAATGctacatacaattttttttactttGATTTGTAGGTTTTGTTGTGAAATTTTGCCGACATAGGTGATACACTCTAAAAACAAGTGCAGACTCCCTGTGTAGATAGCAGTGAGAAGTGTAGCATCATTAGGGTGGCTCCACACACGTAACAACATGCAGAATGCACGACATGGCGCTGATGCACGTGGGACAAGCGACGCGACGTGCGTACATGAGCAAAGAAAGGAACGGCCCGGACAGCTTTTTATCTCACCACTTCAATCCGACGGGATTAAAATAGTCAAATCGTATGTGCGCGGTGCGACCGGCCGAaatttcggccggcgcaccggtgCCTATCAATGGCCTGCTGCTATTGCTCTTCCtcgccctcttcctctccctcgccatcttcctcttcctcgCCCTCCTCTTCACCTGCCGCCCACCatgcaagaaggccaagaccatcTCCTTTGATACTTCCCTGTAAAACGGTTTATTTACTCCGATCAATTACTCACAGAAGCCGTCGGCAGATGCATCCAGGTTTGGTGTGCCGCCAGAGCGGCGCACGCCGTGCTGTCACCATATGTCTATATGATAATACATGCACAAGGAAGAAGACATACATTGATCTGCATCGGAGCAAATGGCTTGTCATCCTCCTTTTGCTCAACTGGTATAGGTGGGTACTTTATGCTAGACACCAAGAATCGTATCTGCACAGAGATTGCAACGATCATAAGCCTCTTTGTGGTTAGTGATTATATGAAATAGTAGTTGCTTTGGGTTAAACAAATAAATAGCTTTAGAAACCTCATCATCAATGTCAAGATGAAGCTCATCACCATCTTCAGTCTTCAACGCCCACCTACCGTCCTCCCCCCTGGAAATATATGAACAAGAAATGAGACAtatagaaaatagaaaaagaatgtcAGACATAAAATATGTTCCTAGTCAATCATGAtttaggaaaaagaaaataaatcacttTGTATCTTACTCTAGCTAACAACTATGTCTCTGTAACTAAATAGAAGTGTATATGCTTCCAACTTCCTGCAAACACCATTCCTTTCTTTCCTACACCTCTGCTTTGTTTTAGTTCCTGATGCAATCAGAGTACAGAGAGGGCACCTCTTCATAACAACCTATCTCTGAGTACATACTAAACTGATGTAGAATAAGTAAAATAACTGAAATGTTGACCTAAGAATAAACATTCTAATGCTTAATATAATATGGAGTAGAACACACTTCAATTTGCAAATAATACTAGTGACTGATGCTAGGGAGTATTAGAGTATTGGTCTAGGAGTCCTTATTAGGCTATGTCTCTTTCCTTGTACGGTTGTACCCCAAGTCCTTATTAGACTATGTCCCTTTGGGCTATGCAATAGAGATATGTAGCATCCATAACAACCGATATGCTGCAAATAAAATTATAATCAGAGCAATGTGTTACCTCACTGTGCCAAATTGCATCAAGTGTCCCGGAATGCATATATCGCTGAAAAAATCAAGTGAAACTGAAGAAGGGAAACAGTGTACCAGTTAAAACTCATCATTTTGCATATAAAGCTTCTCAAATGTAACGAATTACAAAGCGATAACATTATGATTGTCACTAGATCCCAGAACAGGATGGGAGCATGGATCATTTAAATCTTGTTGGCATACAAAGTACTAATACTCCAACATAACCAGTTAAATGTACCCCCAAAAAACTGAGTTAAAGGGCGAAGGATCTCTCCCTTAACTGTCCGCTGTTAGTTAGAAGTGAGACCTCTCTGCGAATAAACGCAGATAACACCCCGGCAGAGTCCTCGTGAGGATTCGAACACGGGTGGGCAGGTTGAACAACCTGAACTCCTGCCATGGAGCTAACCCAATTTTTCATCTTTTGCTTAGACATTAGAATGGATAAATCATGATGAAATTATGAAAAGTTTCCCTACAGTGCAAGATGTTACGAAAATTAAAGACACAATTACTAGATATAGGCAGATGAATTCAAGCAAGGGGTTACAACTAGCAAACCAATTAGCAAACAATAAGTCAAAAGAAAATAGCTAGGTTACCTTGTAAACCCTTCTCATCATATCCACTGATCTTCCCAACAAGAACCTCCCCAATAAAGGGCCTGAACATCAATAACCGAAAGGAAACCTGTCCAAGATGGGGAAAATGTAGGAAATCTAAGCATGATTGGTAAAATGTATAAAACCTCAACGAGGACACACATTTTGTACTAACAGCAATATCAGAAGAAAGGGCATCCATGATACAAGTTTGACATACTATTCATAGTGAGTCATTTGCAGCAAGTAGCACAACGGCTAGAAAAAATAACTAGATTACCCACTTGAGGCAATTGGATATTGACACCAAAATAGTAAATTAAATAAGTACAAGTTGAGGGGAACTACTGCTATTCAAAACTTTAGTTGTTTAAAACTGCTATTAAACAGTTTATAGTGTCTAAGAAACAAACTAACTAAGTGGCAAACTTATCGTATCAATCCGAAAAGTTCCAGTTCTATGTAAGCACAGCAATCAAATGTAAGGCACTGCTAAGAAGGCTCCAGGGTAATTACATGAACACCAGTGAGAAACTGCACAGGAAAGAACTAACATACTGGAAATTCAGGTAGCCAACTCAATTGCACAGACTGAAGGGCATTGAAAAAAAATGTAGTGACCCTTTTAGGCATTGACTTGTTCAGAGCTTACAGAGCATATAGTACTAAAGAACATACAGAATTAATTAGTAGTAACATCTCACATTCCTTGGCAAACATAAATGGATGGCAAAAATGATAGCATAAATTACTTTATACGTCGAGCAGCCCTCTCCTGGAAAGATGAATCCACCTTCGACGGAAAGGATGTCATAGACGGACACGCAGAGCCCGAGATTTGCAATCACCTGCAGTGCAATTCCAAACACAGATTGAGAAATACATTTAAGAATCATTGGGTGTAAAAGAATTCCGGTGCTGTGAACAAAATCTTGGCATGTACTGATGATTATGTGACCAAGTTCACACTACCTTATCCAGCAAGAGCCTCTCAAGCTCGGCCTTGATGGCGTCGACAAGAGGGCGATTCAGCAAGTGCGGAGGCATCGGCAGGTTGTGCTCAATCTGGCTCAAAACGAACATCCTTCACGTTCAGTAGTGGAGCGAAATGTATAACAATATGATGTACCTAACAAGACATAaatgcataattcaaaattgagaGGCACAAGCCTTGGATATTTGAAATAGATATAATCTCCAAAGCTGAGAGCCATGTATCCACAATACTTTCCAAGTAGAACAGGTAAATAACCAAGTAAATTGTCATACAGATAAACCGAACTGACTGAATAGATGAGTACATCGACTAATTGCCTATTTTTACTGAATTTCCGAACTGATTAAGAGACTACTAGGAGAATTGAAGCTTTCCCCAAAAATAGATGCATATTCCCTTATGTTCTGCGCATTTGTTCTCTTTTCTAAAAATGTTTGTCCACTCTTCTCTGATGGTTTATCTGAAGTTAGTTTCAATGAAACGAAATCACTTAAACTATTTCTGTGATATCTGGTCAGAAAGAAACAATTTGGGGCAGGCCAGATAGCACTTCGTACTTGTGTAATATTTTGAATCATAAACtctacaaacacacacacacaactatAACTAGTCCTCTACTGTATAGTATACACTCTCTACTCTCTAGTGACTCAACTTGGTGACAGCCCTGGCTGAGCCGAAGTTCATAAACTAGTCATTTCCCAGGTCAGTTAGCAGTATGGGACTGAAAATTTCCAGTGCAGTTCATCTTATCCAAGTCGTCGGCGCCTCCCCCCGCTCCGCCCCTCATGGACGGCACTGTAGGAACGGCCTGTGGTGGAGTGGATTGAAGCAAACCACGGGCCAAATTTTTTTTTTGTCAACATTGAAAAACTTTGGCACTTATGACACCCCAAAAATACCCCATGCAAAAAAGGTATACGAAATAAAGCCCAGTTGCTCAATAAATCTAGAATGTAACCTTGATGCTTAACAATCTAACAAAAGAGATAAAACATGACAAAACCACAAATCATCTATAGTGACAATCAGACAATGCATACACCAATTTCTATTTCTGCAAAATGAATCAATTCGAGTTCCATCAACACACTACACATACTCACATGAACACTCCACTCCGTTTCAATTTCAGTCCAACATTTAAATCATTCACTGTGACAATCAGAGAATTCATACACCAATTGAAAGACCAAATTACCAGCGGGAGTAAGGGCGCCGCGGCGGCAGTAGTCAGCGGCAGGCCACACACAGCCGGCGGCGGCAGAAGCACGGCCCCGGGGCGCAGCGGAAGAGTCCGTCGCCGCCTCGTCGGCTGCTCTTCTCGTCGCCGCCGCGGGGGAAGGCCGGCTGGCCGGGGCCAGCAGGGGCGCACGGACCAAACGCAGAAGCAGTGCAGCACGGCCACCGGGCGGGGGAAGGCCGGAAACGGGGGACGGCGCCGGCGGCGAACAGCAGAGCACCGGGCGGCGGCGTGCGTGCAGCCTGCGGGCGttaggttttttgttttttgggcggAAGCGTGCGTTAGGGAGGCCCCCTACTCATGTGTCCCGCAAACACGCACCCCGCAGCCTCGCGGCGCTCCCGTGGGCCGGGCCATATATCCCGGAGTACAATGCGATATACTCCTtcagttcctaaatatttgtctttctaaaaatttcaaatagactaccacatacgaacctatataaacatattttaaagtgtagattcactcattttgcttcgtatgcagtcacttattgaaatctctagaaagacaaatatttagaaacggagggagtattttttgtTCATTTTTATCAGTATTTTCAGCCGTATTTTTTATGTTCAGTCGATCCTCTTAAAATAATTGAATGTATTAAATCTCTCAATAAAATTGAAGGTTTTAAAATTTTCTTAGAACTAGAAAAACTATTAATGAAATTAAAGAATGTTccacgaattcaaaaaatgttcatgaatttcaaagattttttttcaatttcataaAATGTCAGTGGATTCAAAATATGTTCGTGAATACAAAAATATTTGCCAATTGAGAAACATAAGATCAAAAAATCATGAATTAGAAAAtattcatgtattaaaaaatgttcatgaatattgAAAATGTTAGCAAATTTCCAAAAAGTTTCTGAATTTTAGAACATGTTCACAGATTCAAAAAGTTGTCCGGtaatttgaaaatattcatgaattgacAAAGTTATGTGATTTGAAAAATGTTCCTGGTTTCCAAAAAATGTCAGAAAATTCAAAAACACTTATGGATTTCGAAAATATTAATAAaattacaaaataaaataaaagaatgaaagaaaaaaaacaacaaaaaacacCGAGAAAAAGCAAATTCCGATACTGGGAAGGTTTGAAGACTTCCCAAAACCAGTGGTAAAAAGAACAGAAATTCCCAGAAATGGGCCGGCTCATATAGGCATGTACGCACTGAGCGGCTTCTTTGGTCCACACTTACGGGCGAGAGCTATGTTTCGCATTAAGCAATATGGAAGGACCTCTCGCTGAAATATGCCCACCGTTTGCCATAGTACTGGGTTAGGCCCATTAGATAGATCCCTCATGTTATCTTTTGCTGGTTCTTTGCTTCgggtttttttatgttttttttctattttttgtttcctttttttcttccatttttttaATTCTACAATGGTTTTCTACAGTATTTATTTTTTCGATATAGTatgattttctttgtttctttaatTTGTTGTCTTCGTTCTACTTCAGTTTTCTTTTTTAAAGTTATTTTCTCTTTTTTCGGTTTTACTTGGGTTTCTTCGATtctgtattttcttttatttttggtttCATCAATTTTCTTTTTTACGTAGGTTCTCTCAGAACACAATATACATTTTAGTGTTCTTCATATGCAATATTTTTCTGATACACAttgaatatttttaaatacatgatataTACTTTTCTGAAATATATTTTTCTGAACACTTTTTTGAATACACAGTCAAGATTCTCAAATACACatgtaacatttttcaaatgcttgatcaa comes from Triticum aestivum cultivar Chinese Spring chromosome 5B, IWGSC CS RefSeq v2.1, whole genome shotgun sequence and encodes:
- the LOC123113479 gene encoding DNA-directed RNA polymerase III subunit RPC8 isoform X1, whose amino-acid sequence is MFVLSQIEHNLPMPPHLLNRPLVDAIKAELERLLLDKVIANLGLCVSVYDILSVEGGFIFPGEGCSTYKVSFRLLMFRPFIGEVLVGKISGYDEKGLQVSLDFFSDICIPGHLMQFGTVRGEDGRWALKTEDGDELHLDIDDEIRFLVSSIKYPPIPVEQKEDDKPFAPMQINGSIKGDGLGLLAWWAAGEEEGEEEEDGEGEEEGEEEQ
- the LOC123113479 gene encoding DNA-directed RNA polymerase III subunit RPC8 isoform X2, which produces MPPHLLNRPLVDAIKAELERLLLDKVIANLGLCVSVYDILSVEGGFIFPGEGCSTYKVSFRLLMFRPFIGEVLVGKISGYDEKGLQVSLDFFSDICIPGHLMQFGTVRGEDGRWALKTEDGDELHLDIDDEIRFLVSSIKYPPIPVEQKEDDKPFAPMQINGSIKGDGLGLLAWWAAGEEEGEEEEDGEGEEEGEEEQ